A genomic segment from Pseudomonas sessilinigenes encodes:
- the pgaA gene encoding poly-beta-1,6 N-acetyl-D-glucosamine export porin PgaA — translation MQCTVHPARRFGLRPLFRLALCSQLLLPGLAFADAAYDQLIIQARSGSYAPALSHLRQVPANQLTNGLVSDHLQIASWAGLDSEVVNVYETQGRNRVLPVQALTATARAYRNLKQWDNATRLYRQALERDPKNADLQLGLALTQADAGQPAEAVARARALVAAKPEDPNRRLALGYALTRANQPQDALVEYDQAFVRAGERPDVLREYIYALQRARLPEPAVRLAHQHPGLIDPVIQRRMEADLAAERVRLSELASRSEKERFVVADRALADYDALFAAWGNDPKAQDDVTRWRIDRLGALKSRARTAEVISEYEQLTAAGVAIPTYALRWVASAYLDQRQPEVSADLYRKVLSAPDADRGNRVEDTTGLYYSLLESEQPEAALKVANDLANSEPQRIQLVGQTVGDPNDDWMDAQLLAAQAGTYGNNLPDSEQRLDDLATKAPGDVSVRLAQANLYLAREWPRRSENLLKEVESVAPRDVALEVAQGHTAKDLQEWRQLDALTDDVVERYPENRSVQRLAREREVHDMAELRVSTYGGKSNGGGSNGAGAVSGSRDFGIESRLYSPPIDEDWRVFAGVGYAMGDFQEGKGNHRWQLLGVERRTRDMTLEAEVSNHSYGYGNKTGARIALARDIDDHWQYGGSLDYLTAATPLRALKNDISANGGSAFLRWRANESREWKLSLSPSHFSDGNNRFEALLTGREGVYRSPEVQVDLGLEVGTSHNTRDDAPYFNPKSDFSVLPTVNVNHVLYHRYETSWSQQFQFGVGTYSQRDYSTGGVGLVSYGQRYSWNDVFDIGAVLSVINRPYDGERETDLRLAVDLTYRF, via the coding sequence ATGCAATGCACTGTTCATCCTGCTCGCCGCTTTGGCCTGCGCCCGTTGTTTCGTCTGGCACTGTGCAGCCAGCTGCTGTTGCCCGGGCTGGCATTCGCCGACGCCGCCTATGACCAGTTGATCATCCAGGCCCGGTCGGGCAGTTATGCCCCGGCCCTGAGCCACTTGCGCCAGGTACCGGCCAACCAGTTGACCAACGGGCTGGTCAGTGACCATTTGCAGATCGCCAGCTGGGCCGGGCTGGATAGTGAAGTGGTGAATGTCTACGAGACCCAGGGGCGCAATCGCGTGCTGCCAGTGCAGGCACTGACCGCCACCGCCCGGGCCTATCGCAACCTCAAGCAGTGGGACAACGCCACCCGGCTCTATCGCCAGGCGCTGGAGCGCGATCCCAAGAACGCCGACCTGCAACTGGGCCTGGCCCTGACCCAGGCCGACGCCGGCCAGCCCGCCGAAGCCGTGGCCCGGGCCCGGGCGCTGGTGGCCGCCAAGCCGGAGGATCCGAACCGGCGCCTGGCCCTGGGCTACGCCCTGACCCGGGCCAACCAACCCCAGGATGCCCTGGTGGAGTACGACCAGGCCTTCGTCCGTGCCGGCGAGCGGCCCGACGTACTGCGCGAGTACATCTATGCCCTGCAACGCGCCCGCCTGCCGGAGCCGGCCGTGCGCCTGGCGCACCAGCATCCGGGGTTGATCGACCCGGTCATCCAGCGGCGCATGGAGGCCGACCTGGCTGCCGAGCGGGTGCGCCTGTCGGAGCTGGCCAGCCGCAGCGAGAAGGAGCGCTTCGTGGTGGCCGATCGCGCCCTGGCCGACTACGACGCACTGTTCGCCGCCTGGGGCAACGATCCCAAGGCCCAGGACGACGTGACCCGCTGGCGCATCGACCGCCTGGGGGCGCTCAAGTCCCGGGCGCGGACCGCCGAGGTGATCAGCGAGTACGAGCAACTGACCGCCGCCGGCGTGGCCATTCCCACCTACGCCCTGCGCTGGGTCGCCTCGGCCTACCTCGACCAGCGCCAGCCGGAGGTTTCCGCCGACCTGTATCGCAAGGTACTGAGCGCCCCGGATGCCGACCGAGGCAATCGCGTCGAAGACACCACCGGCCTGTACTACTCGCTGCTGGAAAGCGAACAGCCCGAGGCGGCGCTGAAGGTGGCCAACGACCTGGCCAACAGCGAGCCCCAGCGCATCCAGCTGGTGGGGCAGACGGTGGGCGATCCCAACGACGACTGGATGGACGCGCAACTGCTGGCCGCCCAGGCCGGTACCTACGGCAATAACCTGCCTGACAGCGAGCAGCGCCTGGACGACCTGGCCACCAAGGCCCCGGGTGATGTCAGCGTGCGCCTGGCCCAGGCCAACCTGTACCTGGCCCGGGAGTGGCCGCGGCGCTCGGAAAACCTGCTCAAGGAAGTCGAGAGCGTGGCGCCGCGCGATGTCGCCCTGGAAGTCGCCCAAGGGCACACCGCCAAGGATCTGCAGGAATGGCGGCAACTGGATGCGCTGACCGACGATGTGGTCGAGCGCTATCCGGAGAACCGCTCGGTGCAACGTCTGGCCCGGGAGCGTGAAGTGCACGATATGGCCGAGCTGCGGGTCTCGACCTATGGCGGCAAGAGCAACGGCGGCGGCAGCAATGGCGCCGGGGCCGTCTCCGGGAGCCGCGATTTCGGCATTGAGAGTCGGCTCTACAGCCCGCCCATCGATGAAGACTGGCGCGTGTTCGCTGGCGTCGGCTACGCCATGGGTGACTTCCAGGAGGGCAAGGGCAACCACCGCTGGCAGCTGCTGGGTGTGGAACGGCGCACCCGCGACATGACCCTGGAGGCCGAGGTCTCCAACCACTCCTATGGCTACGGCAACAAGACCGGCGCCCGCATAGCCCTGGCCCGGGACATCGACGATCACTGGCAGTACGGCGGCAGCCTTGACTACCTCACCGCCGCGACCCCGCTGCGGGCGCTCAAGAACGACATCAGCGCCAACGGCGGCAGCGCCTTCCTGCGCTGGCGCGCCAACGAAAGCCGGGAGTGGAAACTGTCCCTGAGCCCCTCGCACTTCAGTGATGGCAACAACCGTTTCGAAGCCCTGCTCACCGGCCGCGAAGGGGTGTACCGCTCTCCCGAAGTCCAGGTCGACCTGGGCCTGGAGGTCGGTACCAGCCACAACACCCGGGACGACGCGCCGTACTTCAATCCCAAGTCCGACTTCAGCGTCTTGCCGACGGTGAACGTCAACCATGTGCTCTACCACCGCTACGAAACCTCCTGGAGCCAGCAGTTCCAGTTCGGCGTCGGTACCTACAGCCAGCGCGACTATTCCACCGGCGGTGTCGGCCTGGTCAGCTACGGCCAGCGCTATAGCTGGAACGACGTGTTCGATATCGGCGCGGTGCTGAGCGTGATCAACCGACCCTACGACGGCGAGCGGGAAACCGACTTGCGCCTGGCCGTGGACCTTACCTATCGCTTCTAG
- the pgaB gene encoding poly-beta-1,6-N-acetyl-D-glucosamine N-deacetylase PgaB has protein sequence MSLIERCILLLGALLLSACSQPAADFVTPAQRPLPNNEAPWPKNHVLGIAYHDIEDRNPDQRVVAVRTDRMLQQLAWLRENGYKPVTVDQILAARRGGPDLPAKAILLSFDDGYSSFYTRVMPVLRSYRWPALLAPVGTWIDTPADQPVNFAGDLRPRSQFLTWAQIREISRSGLVEIAAHTDSSHLGILGNPQGNMQPAAATRRYDPRTGRYESEAQFQARMRKDVSTISDKILAATGYRPRVWVWPYGTADGSTLQVVDSQGFKLALTLDDGLDSLDNLMSSPRFLVVSDPDGIHFSNSIVGTETMAPMRVVHVDLDNVYDPDPKQQEINLGKLVQRMADLGANTVFLQAFADPKGDGLVQSLYFPNRHLPMRADLFDRVAWQLRTRSHVKVYAWMPVLSFDLDARLPRVTRWDPQTGQVAVDPKQYRRLSPFDPQVRRLIGDLYEDVARMTSVDGILFHDDAVLSDFEDASPEALRAYAAQGLPGSIAGLRDDPAALQRWTRFKSRYLIDFTHELAAKVRAIRGPQVQTARNLFAEPIINPQSETWFAQNLDDFLVSYDWTAPMAMPLMEGQSPRHSGPWLEALVDQVRTRPGALQRTVFELQARDWTQKPASDLPATQMADWMGRLKRQGAINFGYYPDNFLENSPDLKTLRPALSNKWSP, from the coding sequence ATGAGCCTGATCGAGCGTTGCATCCTCTTGCTGGGCGCGCTGCTGCTCAGTGCTTGTTCCCAGCCTGCCGCGGACTTCGTCACCCCGGCGCAACGACCGTTGCCGAACAACGAAGCGCCCTGGCCGAAAAACCATGTGCTGGGCATCGCCTACCACGATATCGAGGATCGCAACCCGGACCAGCGCGTGGTGGCGGTGCGCACCGACCGTATGCTCCAGCAACTGGCCTGGTTGCGGGAGAACGGCTACAAGCCGGTCACCGTAGACCAGATCCTGGCGGCACGCCGGGGCGGTCCGGACTTGCCGGCCAAGGCCATCCTGCTGAGTTTCGACGACGGCTACTCGAGCTTCTATACCCGGGTCATGCCGGTGCTGCGCAGTTATCGCTGGCCGGCCCTCCTGGCCCCGGTGGGCACCTGGATCGACACCCCGGCCGACCAGCCGGTGAACTTCGCCGGCGACCTGCGGCCGCGCTCGCAATTCTTGACCTGGGCGCAGATCCGCGAGATCTCCCGTTCCGGCCTGGTGGAGATCGCCGCCCACACCGACAGCAGCCACCTGGGCATCCTCGGTAACCCCCAGGGCAACATGCAGCCCGCTGCCGCGACCCGACGCTACGACCCGCGCACCGGACGCTATGAAAGCGAGGCGCAGTTCCAGGCGCGGATGCGCAAGGATGTGAGCACCATCTCGGACAAGATCCTGGCGGCCACCGGCTATCGTCCGCGGGTCTGGGTCTGGCCCTATGGCACGGCCGATGGCTCGACCCTGCAAGTGGTCGACAGCCAGGGCTTCAAGCTGGCGCTGACCCTGGACGATGGCCTGGACAGTCTCGACAACCTGATGAGCAGCCCGCGTTTCCTGGTGGTCTCGGACCCTGACGGCATCCACTTCTCCAACAGCATCGTCGGCACCGAGACCATGGCGCCCATGCGCGTGGTGCACGTGGACCTGGACAACGTCTACGACCCGGACCCCAAGCAGCAGGAGATCAACCTCGGCAAGCTGGTGCAGCGCATGGCCGACCTGGGGGCCAATACCGTGTTCCTCCAGGCCTTCGCCGATCCCAAGGGCGACGGGCTGGTGCAGTCGCTGTACTTCCCCAATCGCCACCTGCCGATGCGTGCCGACCTGTTCGACCGGGTCGCCTGGCAATTGCGCACCCGCTCCCACGTCAAGGTCTATGCCTGGATGCCGGTGCTCAGTTTCGACCTGGACGCCAGGCTGCCCCGGGTCACGCGCTGGGATCCGCAGACCGGCCAGGTGGCGGTCGATCCGAAGCAATACCGGCGCCTGTCGCCTTTCGACCCGCAGGTACGCCGCCTGATCGGCGACCTGTACGAGGATGTGGCGCGCATGACCTCGGTGGACGGCATCCTGTTCCATGACGACGCCGTGCTCTCGGATTTCGAGGATGCCAGCCCCGAGGCTCTGCGTGCCTATGCCGCCCAGGGGCTGCCGGGTTCCATCGCCGGGCTGCGCGACGACCCCGCCGCGTTGCAACGCTGGACCCGCTTCAAGAGCCGTTACCTGATCGACTTCACCCATGAACTGGCGGCCAAGGTCCGGGCGATCCGCGGGCCCCAGGTGCAGACCGCGCGCAACCTGTTCGCCGAGCCGATCATCAATCCCCAGAGCGAAACCTGGTTCGCCCAGAACCTCGACGATTTCCTCGTCAGCTATGACTGGACCGCGCCCATGGCCATGCCGTTGATGGAAGGGCAAAGCCCACGGCACTCCGGGCCCTGGCTGGAAGCCCTGGTGGATCAGGTGCGCACCCGCCCCGGTGCCTTGCAGCGCACGGTCTTCGAACTCCAGGCCCGGGACTGGACCCAGAAGCCTGCCAGCGATTTGCCCGCCACGCAGATGGCCGACTGGATGGGCCGGCTCAAGCGCCAGGGTGCCATCAACTTCGGTTACTACCCGGACAACTTCCTCGAGAACTCACCGGACCTGAAGACCTTGCGGCCCGCGCTCTCCAACAAATGGAGTCCATGA
- a CDS encoding efflux RND transporter periplasmic adaptor subunit, which yields MKKPLLTIGRVVLTLLVVTFAVVVVWRMVMYYMFAPWTRDGHIRADIVQIAPDVSGLIQQVEVKDNQLVKRGQVLFSIDQDRFHLALRQARANLADRQETLAQAQREAKRNRGLGNLVPREQLEESQSREARAQSALAEAQVAVDSAQLNLDRSVVRSPVDGYVNDRAPRPQEFVTAGRPVLSVVDSNSFHIDGYFEETKLDGIHIGQAVDIRVVGDRARLRGHVESIVAGIEDRDRSSGSNLLPNVNPAFSWVRLAQRIPVRIAFDDVPADFRMIAGRTATVSIIDDQAKQEPGQ from the coding sequence ATGAAAAAACCTTTATTGACCATCGGTCGTGTGGTCCTGACGTTATTGGTGGTGACCTTCGCGGTCGTGGTGGTCTGGCGCATGGTGATGTACTACATGTTCGCGCCCTGGACCCGGGACGGGCATATCCGTGCCGATATCGTGCAGATCGCTCCGGATGTCTCCGGGCTGATCCAGCAGGTAGAGGTCAAGGACAACCAGTTGGTCAAGCGTGGTCAGGTGCTGTTCAGCATCGACCAGGACCGCTTCCACCTGGCCCTGCGCCAGGCCCGGGCGAACCTGGCCGACCGCCAGGAAACCCTGGCCCAGGCCCAGCGCGAGGCCAAGCGCAACCGCGGCCTGGGCAACCTGGTGCCGCGCGAGCAACTGGAAGAGAGCCAGTCCCGCGAGGCCCGGGCGCAGTCGGCCCTGGCCGAGGCCCAGGTGGCGGTGGACAGTGCCCAGCTCAACCTCGACCGCTCGGTGGTGCGCAGCCCGGTGGACGGCTACGTCAACGACCGTGCGCCACGGCCCCAGGAATTCGTCACTGCCGGGCGCCCGGTGCTGTCGGTGGTGGACAGCAACTCCTTCCATATCGACGGCTACTTCGAAGAAACCAAGCTCGACGGCATCCATATCGGCCAGGCCGTGGATATCCGCGTGGTGGGCGACCGTGCGCGCCTGCGCGGGCATGTGGAGAGCATCGTCGCCGGGATCGAGGACCGTGACCGCAGCAGCGGCAGTAACCTGCTGCCCAACGTCAACCCGGCTTTCAGCTGGGTACGCCTGGCCCAGCGGATCCCGGTGCGCATCGCCTTCGACGATGTGCCGGCGGACTTTCGCATGATCGCCGGGCGCACCGCCACGGTGTCGATCATCGACGACCAGGCCAAGCAGGAGCCCGGGCAATGA
- a CDS encoding DUF1656 domain-containing protein produces the protein MIGDLDISGVFLPTLLVLMGITYGVYLLVHGLLTRLHFYRLVWHRALFNVGLYALLLGVVDSLSRYLMT, from the coding sequence ATGATCGGTGATCTGGATATCAGCGGGGTGTTCCTGCCCACGCTGCTGGTGCTGATGGGCATCACCTATGGCGTGTACCTGCTGGTGCACGGATTGCTGACACGCCTGCATTTCTATCGCCTGGTCTGGCACCGGGCACTGTTCAACGTGGGTCTCTACGCCTTGTTGCTAGGCGTCGTCGACTCTCTCAGCCGATACCTGATGACATGA
- a CDS encoding NADH:ubiquinone oxidoreductase subunit N — protein MKNPYAPGFWCALCALILLSATYFYGVMLAHQIDKAMVFLDSASALIAVMAIGVVAWSSFQGQKIKKRQLEQSKTLVAIWDTKVALRRVETVFDRYFWGSYWQPGRTFAEVMGELTGTPLEKSLEALKAQCMRLDKQADDGHHWLSNARELSDVATAMARERYQLDFCDPRGESRGNSAVIDRDFEVLVYTWSARLKSFDHQLDALELEFS, from the coding sequence ATGAAAAACCCTTATGCTCCGGGCTTCTGGTGCGCGCTCTGCGCCCTGATACTGCTGTCTGCCACCTACTTCTACGGGGTCATGCTGGCCCACCAGATCGACAAGGCCATGGTGTTTCTCGACAGCGCCAGCGCCTTGATCGCGGTGATGGCCATCGGCGTGGTGGCGTGGTCCTCGTTCCAGGGCCAGAAAATCAAGAAGAGGCAGCTCGAGCAGAGCAAGACCCTGGTGGCCATCTGGGACACCAAGGTGGCCCTGCGCCGGGTCGAGACCGTCTTTGACCGGTACTTCTGGGGCAGCTACTGGCAGCCCGGTCGGACCTTCGCCGAGGTCATGGGCGAACTCACCGGCACCCCGCTGGAAAAAAGCCTGGAGGCGCTGAAGGCGCAGTGCATGCGGCTCGACAAGCAAGCCGACGACGGCCACCACTGGCTGAGCAATGCCCGGGAGCTGTCGGATGTCGCCACAGCCATGGCCCGCGAGCGCTACCAACTGGATTTCTGCGACCCCCGCGGCGAGTCCCGAGGCAACAGCGCGGTGATCGATCGCGACTTCGAAGTGCTGGTCTACACCTGGAGCGCCCGGCTCAAGAGCTTCGACCATCAACTCGATGCCCTCGAGCTCGAATTTTCCTAA
- a CDS encoding efflux transporter outer membrane subunit, whose protein sequence is MNHGARLALLGLGLLLSACQVGPDYQLPKDAALQRPDLQGELAGKGANVVSAPVPGDWWRLYRDPRLDQLVQQALASSTDLRVAAANLARARAQVDEAQAAGGWGGGVKAGVERLQESGEAFLLPEKVPVANVGNLSISTSYQFDLFGTLQRGIEAAKANADATQAAADIARITLVADVVRAYTQVCAANEEREIAEHSLDLQAQSTELTQRLRDAGRGDETQVTRSQTQFKSLRAELPRYEAARQSGLFRLSMLLARPVDQLPAGTASCAELPHIAQLLPVGDGAALLKRRPDVRQAERHLAAATAQIGVATGALYPDISIGATIGTVGILDNLGKASTNRWGFGPVISWTVPANGARERIHEAEATSQAALAHFDGVVLNAIRETQTGLAQYSAQLQRRDALADAEQSAQVAADQTHRFFQAGRASFLADLQATRTYTDMRAQLAAANTQVAMSQIDLFLALGGGWESGRTQAPPATKP, encoded by the coding sequence ATGAACCACGGCGCACGTTTGGCCCTGCTCGGGCTTGGCTTGCTGCTTTCGGCCTGCCAGGTCGGGCCGGATTACCAGTTGCCCAAGGATGCGGCGCTGCAACGCCCGGACCTGCAAGGCGAGTTGGCAGGCAAGGGGGCCAATGTGGTCTCGGCCCCGGTGCCCGGCGATTGGTGGCGCCTGTACCGCGACCCGCGCCTGGACCAGTTGGTGCAGCAGGCCCTGGCTTCCAGCACCGATTTGCGCGTAGCGGCGGCCAACCTGGCCCGGGCCCGGGCCCAGGTGGATGAAGCCCAGGCCGCCGGTGGCTGGGGCGGTGGGGTCAAGGCCGGGGTCGAGCGCTTGCAGGAGTCCGGCGAGGCCTTCCTGCTGCCGGAGAAAGTGCCGGTGGCCAACGTCGGCAACCTGTCCATCAGCACCTCCTACCAGTTCGACCTGTTCGGCACCCTGCAGCGCGGCATCGAGGCGGCCAAGGCCAATGCCGATGCGACCCAGGCCGCAGCGGACATCGCCCGCATCACCCTGGTGGCGGATGTGGTGCGGGCCTACACCCAGGTCTGCGCGGCCAACGAAGAACGGGAAATCGCCGAGCACTCCCTGGACCTGCAAGCCCAGAGCACCGAGTTGACCCAGCGCCTGCGCGATGCCGGGCGTGGCGACGAAACCCAGGTCACCCGCTCCCAGACCCAGTTCAAGTCCTTGCGGGCCGAGTTGCCGCGCTACGAAGCGGCACGCCAGTCGGGGCTGTTCCGCCTGTCGATGCTGCTGGCCAGGCCGGTGGACCAATTGCCCGCCGGCACCGCCAGTTGCGCCGAGCTGCCGCATATCGCCCAGCTGCTGCCGGTGGGCGACGGTGCCGCGCTGCTCAAGCGACGTCCCGACGTGCGCCAGGCCGAGCGCCACCTGGCGGCCGCCACCGCACAAATTGGGGTAGCCACCGGGGCCCTGTACCCGGACATCAGCATCGGCGCCACCATTGGTACCGTGGGCATTCTCGATAACCTGGGCAAGGCTTCCACCAACCGCTGGGGCTTCGGCCCGGTGATCAGCTGGACGGTACCGGCCAATGGCGCCCGTGAGCGTATCCATGAAGCCGAGGCGACGAGCCAGGCGGCCCTGGCGCATTTTGACGGAGTAGTGCTCAACGCCATCCGCGAAACCCAGACCGGCCTGGCCCAGTACAGCGCCCAGCTGCAACGCCGTGACGCCCTGGCCGATGCCGAGCAATCGGCACAGGTGGCGGCGGACCAGACCCACCGCTTCTTCCAGGCCGGACGGGCGTCGTTCCTCGCCGACTTGCAGGCCACTCGTACCTACACCGACATGCGCGCCCAGCTGGCGGCGGCCAACACCCAGGTAGCGATGAGCCAGATCGACTTGTTCCTGGCCCTGGGCGGCGGTTGGGAAAGCGGACGAACGCAAGCTCCGCCAGCCACGAAACCCTGA
- a CDS encoding YdgA family protein, with amino-acid sequence MNKSAGVLLGIVVAVGAISAGGAWYTGTKLEGVLQQQIVESNKELQAALIGYDATATLELVSLERGVFSSNARYRLKGQGEVFHGDLELLIADHIEHGPLPFSRLVRFKWLPVMASSHYELVNNSQTDKWFAATKGAAPFSGVVNVGYDLSAEGTLDFAPMELALDELNNLKFSGLNATFSVSENRRKAKVDGYMDSLDLFLSSPDKAPLKMEIKGLTLASNLQKSSFDYYLGQNTLELSGLKATFGDKQSVLTLKNFEQKTSSEETGSSVAGRADYRVGEIVFDGKAVGSAEMLWSMKDLDSQGMLELVQVYQNVLQPYQKTAAEASAKGEEAPELQMSEAEEAKVRAAVNKVLAAKPQIALESLALKTGNGESRFSLGLNLAKPQSLELPTAELGKQLISQLDAKLSLSKPMVADLAALQAQAEGMTDAKQIAEQGAATAEMLSAMAVATQLAKLEGNNVVSALHYANNEVNFNGQKMTVEQFIGFVMSKVAGAGAQQ; translated from the coding sequence ATGAATAAATCAGCAGGCGTACTGTTAGGAATCGTCGTCGCAGTGGGTGCAATCAGTGCCGGCGGCGCCTGGTACACCGGCACCAAGCTGGAAGGGGTTCTGCAGCAGCAGATCGTCGAGAGCAACAAGGAGCTGCAGGCAGCGCTGATCGGCTACGACGCCACGGCGACCCTGGAGCTGGTGTCCCTGGAGCGCGGTGTGTTCAGCAGCAACGCCCGCTATCGCTTGAAGGGCCAGGGCGAGGTGTTCCACGGTGACCTGGAACTGCTGATCGCCGACCACATCGAGCACGGCCCGCTGCCGTTCTCGCGCCTGGTTCGCTTCAAGTGGCTACCCGTCATGGCTTCCAGTCATTACGAACTGGTGAACAACTCCCAGACCGACAAATGGTTTGCGGCCACCAAGGGCGCTGCACCGTTCAGCGGCGTGGTCAATGTCGGCTATGACCTGTCCGCCGAGGGCACCCTGGATTTCGCTCCGATGGAACTGGCCCTGGATGAGCTGAACAACCTCAAGTTCTCTGGCCTGAACGCCACCTTCAGCGTCAGCGAGAATCGCCGCAAGGCCAAGGTCGACGGCTATATGGACAGCCTGGACCTGTTCCTCAGCTCGCCGGACAAAGCCCCGCTCAAGATGGAAATCAAAGGCTTGACCCTTGCCAGCAACCTGCAAAAGAGCAGCTTCGACTACTACCTGGGCCAGAACACCCTGGAGCTCAGCGGCCTGAAGGCTACCTTCGGCGACAAGCAGTCGGTACTGACCCTGAAGAACTTCGAACAGAAGACATCCAGTGAAGAAACCGGCAGCAGCGTGGCCGGTCGCGCGGATTACCGCGTGGGCGAGATTGTCTTCGATGGCAAGGCCGTGGGTTCCGCCGAGATGCTCTGGAGCATGAAGGACCTGGACAGCCAGGGCATGCTGGAGCTGGTCCAGGTCTATCAGAACGTCTTGCAGCCGTACCAAAAAACTGCCGCCGAGGCCTCGGCCAAGGGCGAAGAGGCACCTGAGCTGCAAATGAGCGAAGCCGAGGAGGCCAAGGTCCGTGCGGCCGTGAACAAGGTCCTGGCCGCCAAGCCACAGATCGCCCTGGAAAGCCTGGCACTCAAGACCGGCAACGGCGAAAGCCGCTTCAGCCTGGGCCTGAACCTGGCCAAGCCGCAGAGCCTGGAGCTGCCCACCGCAGAATTGGGCAAGCAACTGATCAGCCAGCTCGACGCCAAGCTGTCGCTGTCCAAGCCGATGGTGGCGGACCTGGCCGCATTGCAGGCCCAGGCCGAAGGCATGACCGACGCCAAGCAGATCGCCGAACAGGGCGCGGCCACCGCCGAAATGCTCAGCGCCATGGCCGTGGCCACCCAACTGGCGAAGCTGGAAGGCAACAACGTGGTTTCGGCGCTGCACTACGCCAACAACGAAGTGAACTTCAACGGCCAGAAGATGACGGTCGAGCAGTTCATTGGCTTCGTCATGAGCAAGGTGGCCGGCGCCGGCGCACAGCAATAA